The following is a genomic window from Hallerella porci.
GCTGACATCAAAACTGAGTCCGGTATTTTCTAAATCGCCGGTGTAATGTTGCGCAAAAATATACGGCACAAAAGGTGCGGCGTAAAGCCATTGAAAACTGCGATTTGTACTGTCGGCATCTTCATTCGGATTTGAACCGGCGCGTTCCACGGTAGAACCGTAAATCAAAGTTTCGCTAATGCCAAAGTCAATGTTTGCAGGGAGAGAAAGATTTAAACGATGCGCATGAAAATATTTGTCTTTGTGTTTATCGTGATAAAGTTTTCCAGCGTATTGCGTATAAGTTAACGGTCCAATCGTAAATTCGTAACCGAGATAAGGCGTCGGCGCGGGGAGCGAAATGTGATCGGTCGTATCCATCCAAGGAAGATAATGCGTTAAGTCGCCTTTAAGAGTTAATTTATTGCGGCGGGCAGGTCCCCATTCGAGATAATCAACGCCGCCCATAATGCGTCCGACATTTCCAATTTTATATTCGGTCGTCGCTGTAAAATAATCCCAAGTCCTCGAATTATCGCTTTGCACATTAAACGGAATTCCGTTGTACGGATTGTATCCGGGATCGGTATAAGTCCGCGAAGTTTTATCGCTTGTGACACGAGCTTTCGCGCGGAAACTCAAATTTTGCATAATTTTTCCGTTGACATAAAGCTCGACAAACAAACTGTTTTCTTTATGCTTGTCATCTTGTTCTGTATTGTCAAATCGCGAAACCGAAAGCGAATCGCCGAGAGTTCCGCGGACGCGGAAATATGTAGAAGAATCGCCGAATCCGATGTGACCCGGAAGAGTCGCAAACAAAAATTCAGCGCCGAGAAAAAGCGAAAGAAGAATGCGTTTCATCATTTTTTGAACGGGAAAATTCCCAAGGCAAAAAGGAAAAGTTTTGAGTGCAGAGAAACATTTTCCCGCGAAGATTTAGAAAAAATACAGCGGGGAAGTTGGAAAAGAATGCGTAAAAAACTGCGGAGAGCGCGGAAAGAATGCGAAAGAATTTTTCCGCGGAAACCGAAATGTTTTCCGTAAAAATAAAGCTGCGAAGAATCGTGTTGAATGCTTCGCGAAAAAGAACTTTTGGCAGAACCGCCGCCCAAATGAATGAGAATTGCATTTGGATCGATGACGAAAATATAGCCGCATTTTTTGGCGCGGAAAGCGAAATCTTGATCTTCGTAATACATGAAAATTTTTTCGTCAAACATGCCGATTTCTTGGAAAGCTTTTGCGGGCATCATCCAGCAGACTGCATTCACCCAATCATTGGTCAGTAACTCGGAATTTCCGAGCGGCTTTGTTTTTCCGTGCAAGACGACATCGGCAGAAGCGACGCTCCGAAAAGCGTTCGTCCAAAATTCCCAAGCCGAAATAAAACGGTAATCGGTGCGCTGCAATGAGCCGTCTTGATTTTTAACAAGTGGCGCTGCGATTATTTTTTGCGAAGATTCTTCCAAGTCTTTTGTTAAGCGCAAAAGAGTTTCGGGCGAAGGAATGGTATCGTTATTGAGAAAGCAAACGAAATCAAAATTTTCTTTTGCAAAACTTTTGCGAAATGCTTCATTATTTGCAAAACCAAATCCGCGATTTTCGCCGAGTTCGTAAACGGTTACTTGCGGAAATTCTTTTCGAATTTTTTCGGGAGTTCCGTCTGCGCTTTGATTGTCTGCGATGACGATTTTCCAATTTTCATCGGGCAAAAGAGAAAGTTTTTGAAGACAATTTTTTGTCAGCGCAAACCCGTTATAAGTGACTAAAATAATCAGCGTTTTCACCGAGAATTCTCCCCGAGATTTTCAAAAAGAGATTTTAATTTTTGCGCAGAATTTTCCCACGAAAATTGTTTTAAAATTTGCAGGCGTTTTTCATTTTCTTCTTTTGTGTAAGAAGCTTTTTCGGGATGCATCCAAAAATTTTCAATGGCAGTTGCTAAACTTTCGGTTCGATGCGGATCAAAATAAATGCCGAGAGGGCCTAAAAAATCTTGCATCGGTGAATGCGACGAAACTAAAACGCGTGCACCGTTTTGAAGCGCTTCTAATGCGGGCAATCCAAAGCCTTCGTATAAAGTGGGGAAGACAAATCCGCGACAAGTTTGATAAAGTTCACACAATTTCTGCGGGCTTACAAAACCGAGAATTTCAACGGAATTTTGAATGGGCGAATTTTTCAGTTGGTCTAAAAATTTTTGATTTTTCCAACCGGCGGGACCTGCGATTTTTAATTGCGGACGAATATTTTTTTTCGCGAGAATTTCTAAAGCGGTTAAGAGAGTTTGCAAATTTTTTCGCGGCTCTAAACTGCCCGAGAAAAAAAGAAAATCTTCTTTTTTCGAAAATTCAGTGCGAGTATTTTCTTCCGCAATTCCGTTTGAAATCACTCGGATTTTTTCCGCTTGAATGGACGGATAAAGCGTTTTCAATTCTTGCGCCGTAAAATTTGAAACGCAGACAATCGCATCGGACTTTCGAATAGAGCGCGTGCCGAAATACGCGGTAATCAAACGCACGCTGCGTTCCATCGTCTTCGGAAATCGACGGTAAACGAAATCGTGGACGGTGAGCACTTTTCGAACGCCACGTAATTTTTTCAAAAAAATCGTTTGCTCCGGACCCCAAAAAACTTGAATGTTTTCGGCTTTTACAAAATGCGGCAATTCATATTGCTGCCAAAGAATTCCGGGAAGTCGCGTCGGTAAAATGCGATACGAAAAATTTTTAGCAAAAAGTTTATAAGAAACAGGCGATGGCGAAAAAAGAATGTATTCGTTTTCAGTATCTATTTTTTGAAGTTCCGTTAACAGACTTTCCAAATAGACTTTAATGCCCGCAGAATTGGACCGCAAAAGTTTTACATCAATTCCAATTTTCATCGTTCAAATCCTGCGTTAATTTTTTCCGAGGAAACGTTTGCAAAATGGAAATCCTAAACTAGCGCCGAAAATTTTTTTCAAACGGCGCGAAGCGCTGCAACCGGGATAAAGTTCGCATTGATTTTTCCAAAGCCAAGGAATCCAATGAAAATTGCACGAGTGCGAAAGACTGCGTTCTAAAAAATTTTTGTATTCCGAAACGAATGCAATTTCTTCGGGAGTCAGCGTTAAAAGTTTTGCCGATTGCAAAAGTCCGTTGGAAACGCGAATGTTAATTTTTAACGATTGCGACATCGCAATTTGCGGTCCGAGCCCGATGGAATTTTTCCCGTGCAAACGATAATTTAAAACGGGATTTTCAATCGCTAAAATATTTCCCGACTTCGCCGCGCAAAGTGAAATCCATTCGTCGTAAACGGGAATCCAATCGGGAATCGGTAAAATTTTGGGAAGAAGCGAAGCGCGAAAAAGCGACAAACAACCGTTGACATTATTGGTTCCGCAAAGTCTTGAAATCGTAGAAATGTGGGAAGAAATGCCCGCGAGTTTACGCCACGATGAAGCGATTTGTTTTCCGTTTTCATCGATGACGCAAGCGTCGCCGAAGGCGAGAGTCGCCGCAGGATTTTCTTCAAGCGCATTTTCTAAAAGCGAAAATTTTTCGGGAATGCAAATGTCATCTTGATCGAGAATGGCAACGAAATCTTCGGGCGATGCGGTTTGCTGAATTTCGTGAAACGCATCGGAAAAGGCGATGCGATGACCGCCATTTTTTTTACGGCGAATTATTTGCAGCGGAAGTTTCTCTTGAAAGCTTTCTAAAATCGAAACCGTCGCATCCGAAGACGCATCATCGATAGCGATAATTCTATTGAGCGGACGCGTCACTTGGCAAAGCGAACGAAGCATTTCCGGAAGGAAACGTTCTCCGTTATAAGTTGCGAGCGCGGCAAAAATCCGAGGTTTCATTTTGCATAAAATAGAAATTAGCCGTTTTTTTATCCACGCAAAATCGAATGTTTGCAGGAATTGCGAATGCTTCCATTGTGTTTTTAAGATAAATGAAGCAATTTTTCAAACTTTCTTTCGCCGGAAAATTGTAAATTAACTTGTATGATACCGAAGAAGAAAGTTGTCATTGTCTGCGATAAAAATTCAAGAACTAGTTTCGGAAGATTGGCTCTTGATTTGGAACGCACACTTTTTGCCGATTTTGATGTCAGTATTCTTTGGTTAAAAACGCCGAAGTATTTTCCGAATGATGACGCCGCTCTTCCCGAAGAACGCGGCCTTAAAAGCGAATCTCTTTGGGCGAATTCTCTTTATTCGGGATTTTTCAAATTCAAAGCGCCGCTTGCCGAATCGCTCAAAAAATTAAATCCGACGATTATTTTTTTCATTCGTCCCGAAATTGGATTTTTGGTTCCTGTCGCCAAAAAAGCTTGTCCCGAAGCGAAAACGGTTGTGTTAATTCACGATACATTTGCCGAAACTCTTTATCCGTTTAGTTTAAAATTCAAATTGATTTCGCAATTTTATGCAAAGCCGACCGCAAAGGCCGATGGCTTCGTTTACAATTCGCGCTATTCCAAAGGCGAAGCGGAAAAATATTACGGCATCGCAGGGCGACCGAATGCGGTGACAGGACTTCCGCTCAATGCGCTCTATTATCATTTGCAAACCGATAGGATGCTTTACCGAGCAAAGCGGGATTCTTTCTGCGCAGATTTAGGGATTCGGGGATTTCGTGCGCTCGTATTGAATGTGAGCCTTCCTGAACCGCGAAAAAATATCGGCACCTTTTTGGATATGGCAAAAGAGCGTTCCGATATCGCGTTTGTGCGCATCGGCAAGATGACTCGCGATATCAATTATCAAGTGGAAAAACGCGAATTGCAAAATGTGTTTCACTTTTCCAATCTCGCAGCGCCGATGCTCCGCGAATTTTATCGCCATGCGGATTTGTTTGTGATGCCTTCTTTCTACGAAGGTTTTGGGCTTCCACCTCTCGAAGCGATTGCGTGCGGAACTCCTGTCGTTTGCGCCGGAACGACTGCGCTCAAAGAAATTTTTGAAGGCGTTTGTCCGTTGGTCACTCCCGCAGATAATGTGCAAGGTTATTTGGATGTCTTAGACGATGTCCTTGCGGGGCGCTTTGAATATAACCCGCAGAAAGTCGCAGATCTCTTAGAAAAGTACAGCATCAAAACGATTGCAGATAAATTGAGCGTTTTCTTCTATTCCATTCTAGATCGCTGAATTTTACGAAGAAATTTGAAAGGCACGCTGTTCACGCAGCGTGTTTTTTTTTTTGCAAAGAGAAATTGAAAAATGGGAATTGCGAAATGAAAAATTTCAAAGAAAAATTTCAAAAAACCGTTTAAAACAAGTGTAGGCCTCCGAAGAGACCTACACCTGTTTGGGGTATGGAGGAAATCAATTACACCTATAATATAACAAATTTTTTTGCGGTAGGAAAGGGGTATTTGAAAAAAAAATGTTGCAAAGAACTTTTAATTTTCAAATTTTATCAATCCATTTCCGGATGGTGAAAATTTGAATTTGGTGGCGGCGGGAGAGGACCTTCGCCATTGTGATGACGCTCACTTGGGAATGGTGGCGGTTCATCGTTTGGATGCGGCATTTTATCGGAAAATTTCTTCATTTTTTCAAATTTCTTACCGAAAGATTTGAATTTTTCCGCTTGTTCATGGGTGAGAACGCTCTTGAAAAAGCGAATGTCCGCGATGCGTTGATCCAATCTTTTTTCGTTGAGAAGCAAAAGTTCTGCGCGCACCGATAATAAATCCGCTTCGCTTACGGAATCGGCTTCTAAAATATCGTGTAAGCGCATTTCGGCGTTGCGTATGCTTTTTTTCATCTCGCGGCGCAAGGAATCGCAGGTGCGACCGTTGGAATCGAGCTGAATTTGCTGCGTTTTCGAAAGGCCGAGCGCACTGTCCATTTTTTGCTTGAATTCGAAATGCGTCGGTTTTTTGAAATGGCGAAATTCATCGCCGGGATGAATTTCATCGCTTTCCCAATTTTTTTGTATTTTCTGTTCGTGGCGAAAAACTGCGGAACCGGCGAAAAATCCTGCGGCAGCGGCAAGAATGATTCCAGAACACCAGAAAATTTTGAATTTATTCATTCTTATTCTCCTGTGGGATAGTAATTGTCAAAGGCGGTGGCAAATGTGCTCACGGATTCTCCTGAACCTAAAGAAGAAAACCACGAGTAAGATTCGGTTTGAAATTCTGATTCAAAGGAAGAATTCGACGAACCCATACCGATAAAGCATGCGCCGGCGACGAGCAAAATGCTTGCGGCGATGGCTGCGGACGAAAGTTTGCGGAAAAGCAGAAAACGTTTACTTTCTTGCTTTTCTTGAATGCGGGCGAGAACTTTGTCCCACGAATCTTTCCGCGGCGTTAAGCGCGTGAGCTTTGAAAAATCAATTTCTTCTTGCATAGGATTTCTCCTTTTTTAAAAATTCGCGGACTTGGGCGCGCGCTCGCGAAAGCTTGGATTTTAAGGTGCCTTCGGGAGCGTTAAAAATTTCGCACAACGTTTTCATGTCAAAGCCTTCGGCATCTTTTAGCCAAAGGAGGCTTCGCTGTTCGGGAGTTAAAATGGAAAGTCCGCAAGAAAGAGCATTCTGCGTGAGAATTTCTTCGGTTTCTTCGCGTTTTCCAAAAGCGGTTTCGCGGATTTCGAAATGGCGCGTTTCTTCAATTCTTAAATGCGCTTTTTCTTTGCGTAGTTTCATGAGGCACGCGTTTTTTGTAAGCATATAAAGCCAAGTCGAAAGCGCAGAATTTCCGTGAAAGGAATGAATGGCTTCGGGAATTTGCACGAAGACATCCATCAAAATATCTTCGGCGCTGTCTCTATCCAAAAGAATGCGGAAAGCGAGATTCAAAACATGGGAACTGTGCATTTCCCAGACCGCTTTGAGAGCGCTAACATCTCCTTTTTGGAGTCTTTTGAGAATCTCTTTTTCGTTCATTCTATTATTTAGATGCTTTCGGAAAGATTTCGGTTGCATAAAAAATAATACGAAGAAAAATCCTTGTCAGCGGACGCAAAAATTATTATAATTTATGCAAATATTTAAAAATATGCATAAACTTTAATTCACCCTTTCTTTTTGTGAGACTACGATGAATTTGCCGCTTTCCAACTCGTATAAAGACTTGCTCGCCGCATCCGAAGAACGCATTCTGATTTTGGACGGCGGTTTTGGTACAATGCTTCAACGGTTGAAGCTTACCGAAGCGGATTTCCGCGGAAAGCAATTTCTCGATTCCGAAATCGAATTGAAGGGCGATAACGATGTGCTTTCGCTCACGAGTCCGGATAAAGTAGAATGGGTGCATCATGAATATTTAAATGCGGGCGCTGATATTATCGAAACGAATTCCTTTGGCGCATCTCCGATTGGGCAGAAGGAATATAAATTAGAAGACTTTGCTTACGCGATGGCGAAGGCGAGCGCCGAAGTCGCGAAGCGCGCCATTGCGGTGAAACGAGAAGAAGATTTAGCAGCGGGAAAAGAACCGCGGCGTCGCTTTGTCGCAGGCTCGATTGGACCGACTTCGAAGACGGCGAGCATTAGCCCCGATGTGACCGATCCCGCTGTCCGCGCAGTCACTTTCCGCGAACTCGTCGCTTCGTATAAAATTTCGGCGAACGGACTTTTGGACGGTGGTGCCGATATTCTTCTCGTCGAAACGGTTTTCGATACATTAAATGCGAAAGCGGCATTGTATGCGATTCAAGAAATCTGCGATGAACGCCACGAAATGTATCCGATTATGGTCTCGGGAACGATTACCGATGCGTCGGGACGTATTCTTTCGGGGCAAACGGCGAAGGCATTTTTGAATTCGCTTTCAAGTTATCCGCTTTTTAGCATTGGCTTTAACTGCGCTCTCGGTGCAAAAGATATGATTCCGCATTTGCGCGATGTGGGAAACGCACCCTTCCGCGTTTCGGTGCACCCGAATGCTGGACTTCCGAATCAATTCGGCGGTTACGATGATACTCCCGAGATGATGGGCGAATGGGTTTTGCGCTACGCCGAAGAAGGCCTGGTGAATATCGTCGGCGGTTGCTGCGGAACGACTCCGGATCACATTCGGCATTTTGCAGAAATCTTAAAAGGAAAACCGCCGCGGAAAATTCCTAAGAAATCCGGTCACATTCTGCTTTCGGGCTTGGAAAGTTTGGAAGTCGCTCCGGACAGCCGTTTCGTCAACATCGGCGAACGTTTGAATATCGCGGGCTCGCGGAAATTTGCGAATTTAATCCGCGAAGGAAATTTCACAGAAGCCGTGAACATCGGTGTGATGCAAGCGGAAAGCGGCGCACAAGTCATCGACGTCAACTTGGACGATGGCATGATCGATTCCGAAAAAACGATGATTCATTTTTTGAATCTTTTGATGTCGGAACCGAACGTGGCGCGTTGCCCGATTATGATTGACAGCTCGCGTTGGAATGTTTTGGTCGCGGGCATGGAATGTGTCCAAGGCAAAGGCATTGTCAATTCGATTAGCTTAAAAGAGGGCGAAGAAAAATTCCTCTATCGAGCAGAACAAATTCGCCGTCACGGCTTTGCCGTTGTCTGCATGGCTTTTGACGAAAAAGGACAAGCGACGAGTTTTGAACGCAAGCGCGAAGTGTGTACGCGGATGTATCGTTTGCTCGTCGATAAACTCGATTTCCCGACCGAAGATATTTTATTTGACCCGAATATTTTGACCATCGGAACGGGCATGGCAGAGCACGCCGATTATGCGAAGGATTACATTGAAACTTGTCGCTATGTGAAAGAAAATTTACCGCTAGCCCATCTTGTCGGCGGCGTGAGCAATTTGAGTTTCGCATTTAAAGGAAATAATTCTATCCGCGAAAGTATGCATTCTTGCTTCCTTTATCATGCAGGCAAAGCGGGAATGGATTTTGGCATTGTCAACGCGGGCGTTCTTCCTGTTTACGAAGATATTCCCGAAGAAGAACGGCATTTAATCGAAGATTTGATTTTTAATCGCAACGAAGACGCGACCGATAAACTTCTCGCGTATGCAGAAACG
Proteins encoded in this region:
- a CDS encoding RNA polymerase sigma factor, producing MNEKEILKRLQKGDVSALKAVWEMHSSHVLNLAFRILLDRDSAEDILMDVFVQIPEAIHSFHGNSALSTWLYMLTKNACLMKLRKEKAHLRIEETRHFEIRETAFGKREETEEILTQNALSCGLSILTPEQRSLLWLKDAEGFDMKTLCEIFNAPEGTLKSKLSRARAQVREFLKKEKSYARRN
- a CDS encoding glycosyltransferase, whose protein sequence is MKPRIFAALATYNGERFLPEMLRSLCQVTRPLNRIIAIDDASSDATVSILESFQEKLPLQIIRRKKNGGHRIAFSDAFHEIQQTASPEDFVAILDQDDICIPEKFSLLENALEENPAATLAFGDACVIDENGKQIASSWRKLAGISSHISTISRLCGTNNVNGCLSLFRASLLPKILPIPDWIPVYDEWISLCAAKSGNILAIENPVLNYRLHGKNSIGLGPQIAMSQSLKINIRVSNGLLQSAKLLTLTPEEIAFVSEYKNFLERSLSHSCNFHWIPWLWKNQCELYPGCSASRRLKKIFGASLGFPFCKRFLGKN
- a CDS encoding glycosyltransferase family 4 protein, with protein sequence MKIGIDVKLLRSNSAGIKVYLESLLTELQKIDTENEYILFSPSPVSYKLFAKNFSYRILPTRLPGILWQQYELPHFVKAENIQVFWGPEQTIFLKKLRGVRKVLTVHDFVYRRFPKTMERSVRLITAYFGTRSIRKSDAIVCVSNFTAQELKTLYPSIQAEKIRVISNGIAEENTRTEFSKKEDFLFFSGSLEPRKNLQTLLTALEILAKKNIRPQLKIAGPAGWKNQKFLDQLKNSPIQNSVEILGFVSPQKLCELYQTCRGFVFPTLYEGFGLPALEALQNGARVLVSSHSPMQDFLGPLGIYFDPHRTESLATAIENFWMHPEKASYTKEENEKRLQILKQFSWENSAQKLKSLFENLGENSR
- a CDS encoding glycosyltransferase; this encodes MIPKKKVVIVCDKNSRTSFGRLALDLERTLFADFDVSILWLKTPKYFPNDDAALPEERGLKSESLWANSLYSGFFKFKAPLAESLKKLNPTIIFFIRPEIGFLVPVAKKACPEAKTVVLIHDTFAETLYPFSLKFKLISQFYAKPTAKADGFVYNSRYSKGEAEKYYGIAGRPNAVTGLPLNALYYHLQTDRMLYRAKRDSFCADLGIRGFRALVLNVSLPEPRKNIGTFLDMAKERSDIAFVRIGKMTRDINYQVEKRELQNVFHFSNLAAPMLREFYRHADLFVMPSFYEGFGLPPLEAIACGTPVVCAGTTALKEIFEGVCPLVTPADNVQGYLDVLDDVLAGRFEYNPQKVADLLEKYSIKTIADKLSVFFYSILDR
- a CDS encoding glycosyltransferase family 2 protein; this encodes MKTLIILVTYNGFALTKNCLQKLSLLPDENWKIVIADNQSADGTPEKIRKEFPQVTVYELGENRGFGFANNEAFRKSFAKENFDFVCFLNNDTIPSPETLLRLTKDLEESSQKIIAAPLVKNQDGSLQRTDYRFISAWEFWTNAFRSVASADVVLHGKTKPLGNSELLTNDWVNAVCWMMPAKAFQEIGMFDEKIFMYYEDQDFAFRAKKCGYIFVIDPNAILIHLGGGSAKSSFSRSIQHDSSQLYFYGKHFGFRGKILSHSFRALRSFLRILFQLPRCIFSKSSRENVSLHSKLFLFALGIFPFKK
- the metH gene encoding methionine synthase, which gives rise to MNLPLSNSYKDLLAASEERILILDGGFGTMLQRLKLTEADFRGKQFLDSEIELKGDNDVLSLTSPDKVEWVHHEYLNAGADIIETNSFGASPIGQKEYKLEDFAYAMAKASAEVAKRAIAVKREEDLAAGKEPRRRFVAGSIGPTSKTASISPDVTDPAVRAVTFRELVASYKISANGLLDGGADILLVETVFDTLNAKAALYAIQEICDERHEMYPIMVSGTITDASGRILSGQTAKAFLNSLSSYPLFSIGFNCALGAKDMIPHLRDVGNAPFRVSVHPNAGLPNQFGGYDDTPEMMGEWVLRYAEEGLVNIVGGCCGTTPDHIRHFAEILKGKPPRKIPKKSGHILLSGLESLEVAPDSRFVNIGERLNIAGSRKFANLIREGNFTEAVNIGVMQAESGAQVIDVNLDDGMIDSEKTMIHFLNLLMSEPNVARCPIMIDSSRWNVLVAGMECVQGKGIVNSISLKEGEEKFLYRAEQIRRHGFAVVCMAFDEKGQATSFERKREVCTRMYRLLVDKLDFPTEDILFDPNILTIGTGMAEHADYAKDYIETCRYVKENLPLAHLVGGVSNLSFAFKGNNSIRESMHSCFLYHAGKAGMDFGIVNAGVLPVYEDIPEEERHLIEDLIFNRNEDATDKLLAYAETVKNRKLAGNANADILAWRNDSVENRIKHAMVKGIEEFIEADVEELRTQIAEPVQIIEGPLMAGMNEVGTLFGEGKMFLPQVVKSARVMKRAVAHLMPYIQASKKEGESASAGKIVMATVKGDVHDIGKNIVGVVLACNNYEVIDLGVMVPCEKIVEAVRKYKPDMVGLSGLITPSLDEMVNVAKTFKAEGLKTPLMVGGAAASAIHTAVKIAPESDAPVIYSRDAGSSASLMERWMNPKKRKDFLNELYAAQESLRHDNSQNKATVATVSLEEAKRQAPNLF